In a genomic window of Phragmites australis chromosome 14, lpPhrAust1.1, whole genome shotgun sequence:
- the LOC133890969 gene encoding zinc finger AN1 and C2H2 domain-containing stress-associated protein 16-like, with protein sequence MGTPEFPNLGRHCSVGDCNQIDFLPFTCDRCDHVFCLQHRSYTSHQCPNANQKDVTVLICPLCAKGVRLNTNEDPNITWESHVNTDCDPSNYQKVTKKKKCPVPGCRETLTFSNTIRCKDCTKEHCLKHRFGPDHKCPGPRKLDSAFPFSSMLRRSQKVETRSNSSNNSSSWWSSSFLSAASNFKSSAESGMQKLSTATSQAFQKAKDGISPNGGNSSSGDLVEQCVHCPARFSTLGALIEHVEKSHQTNSQPSRARVTIDVCPKCSKGFRDPVLLVEHVERDHGGTSRA encoded by the exons ATGGGCACGCCGGAGTTCCCCAACCTGGGGCGGCACTGCAGCGTCGGCGACTGCAACCAGATCGACTTCCTCCCCTTCACCTGCGACCGCTGCGACCAC GTTTTTTGCCTTCAGCACCGAAGTTATACATCACACCAGTGTCCAAATGCAAATCAGAAGGATGTCACTGTCCTCATCTGCCCACTCTGTGCTAAAGGAGTTCGCCTGAATACAAACGAAGACCCAAACATCACCTGGGAGTCTCATGTTAACACTGACTGCGATCCGTCAAATTACCAGAAAgtaacaaagaagaagaaatgccCTGTTCCTGGGTGCAGAGAAACACTGACGTTTTCCAACACAATCAGATGCAAAGATTGCACCAAAGAACACTGCCTAAAGCATAGATTTGGGCCCGATCACAAGTGTCCAGGACCAAGAAAATTGGATTCTGCCTTCCCCTTCTCAAGCATGCTAAGGAGAAGCCAGAAAGTGGAGACGCGCTCGAACAGCAGCAACAATAGTTCTTCATGGTGGAGCTCCAGCTTTCTGAGTGCAGCATCAAATTTCAAATCATCAGCTGAATCTGGAATGCAGAAATTGAGCACCGCAACAAGCCAAGCCTTTCAGAAGGCCAAGGATGGGATCTCCCCAAATGGCGGCAACAGCAGCAGTGGTGACCTTGTGGAGCAATGTGTTCATTGCCCGGCAAGATTTTCCACCCTGGGGGCCTTAATCGAACATGTTGAGAAATCCCACCAGACGAACTCACAACCAAGCCGTGCCCGAGTGACCATTGATGTTTGCCCAAAATGCAGCAAGGGGTTCCGAGATCCAGTGTTGCTTGTGGAGCATGTCGAGAGGGACCATGGAGGAACATCAAGAGCATAA
- the LOC133891743 gene encoding chaperonin-like RbcX protein 2, chloroplastic: MALPLEGLPIYDATKISPPLSIALSPRAMTVSQAAPMAAPVVAAAAHTVCLPTACRSISPRALLSRAPAGTTGGFRWRPRRRARRAGRATGLATGRGRGLVVVGEFGGTYEEGFEDVHKNIINYFTYKATHTVLHQLYEMNPPSYTWLYNYVVVNDPLDGDYFLRLLAKERQDLAERVMITRLHLYGKWIKKCDHAKMYERISNENLEIMRQRLLETVVWPTDDKNTSETKD, encoded by the exons ATGGCCTTGCCGTTGGAAGGCTTACCAATATACGATGCGACGAAAATATCTCCGCCACTATCCATTGCTCTGTCCCCGCGCGCCATGACTGTTTCCCAGGCCGCGCCGATGGCCGCGCCGGTGGTGGCTGCGGCCGCGCACACCGTCTGCCTTCCCACCGCGTGCCGGAGCATTTCGCCGCGGGCATTGCTGTCGCGGGCGCCCGCTGGGACGACGGGCGGGTTCAGGTGGCGACCCCGCCGGCGCGCGCGGCGCGCGGGGCGGGCCACCGGCCTCGCcaccggccgcggccgcggcctcgTGGTCGTGGGCGAGTTCGGCGGGACGTACGAGGAGGGGTTCGAAGACGTCCACAAG AATATCATCAACTACTTCACTTACAAGGCCACACACACGGTCCTCCATCAGCTGTACGAGATGAATCCGCCGTCGTACACTTGGCTTTACAA TTACGTTGTCGTCAACGATCCATTAGACGGCGATTATTTCCTTCGCTTGCTCGCAAAG GAGAGGCAGGACCTGGCAGAGAGAGTGATGATCACACGCCTTCACCTATACGGCAAATGGATCAAG AAATGCGACCACGCGAAAATGTACGAGAGGATCTCCAACGAGAACTTGGAGATCATGCGCCAGAGGCTATTGGAGACTGTGGTTTGGCCGACCGATGACAAGAACACCAGCGAGACCAAGGATTGA